One Triticum dicoccoides isolate Atlit2015 ecotype Zavitan chromosome 5B, WEW_v2.0, whole genome shotgun sequence genomic window carries:
- the LOC119312071 gene encoding thioredoxin domain-containing protein 2-like isoform X1 has product MPIWRTQPRSRGRDLAAMVMGVASLLPPLDALHSDGSVPSTPGGHPPLGHPPNFVLPQQLTRPSTSSSSLTGLFSSSSTGDSSMVVVGSADTFKDIHAKVQVEKLPAVFYYTAVWCGSCRAMAPVIEKMSRQYPKIPVYKVDIDMVIRDCFTTHHPLFLHIVVEENTFAYCKSRLSCVCYEFINYNMFFLPW; this is encoded by the exons ATGCCGATCTGGCGGACACAGCCTCGATCCAGAGGGAGGGATTTGGCAGCCATGGTGATGGGGgtcgcctccctcctccctcccctcGACGCCCTCCATAGTGATGGCTCCGTTCCCTCGACGCCCGGTGGTCATCCTCCCTTAGGCCACCCGCCCAACTTCGTCCTCCCGCAGCAGCTCACCcgcccctccacctcctcctcctccctaacAGGCCTCTTCTCGTCGTCGTCCACAG GCGATTCCAGCATGGTGGTTGTCGGCTCCGCGGACACCTTCAAGGACATCCATGCCAAGGTGCAAG TGGAGAAGCTCCCCGCCGTCTTCTACTACACGGCTGTCTGGTGTGGGTCGT GTCGGGCGATGGCACCTGTGATCGAGAAGATGAGCAGACAGTACCCCAAGATACCCGTGTACAAGGTGGACATCGACATGGTGATTAGGGACTGTTTTACAACACATCATCCTCTGTTTTTACACATAGTTGTAGAAGAAAATACTTTTGCTTATTGCAAGTCGCGACTGTCATGCGTATGTTATGAATTCATAAACTATAACATGTTTTTTTTGCCATGGTGA
- the LOC119312071 gene encoding thioredoxin O, mitochondrial-like isoform X2: MPIWRTQPRSRGRDLAAMVMGVASLLPPLDALHSDGSVPSTPGGHPPLGHPPNFVLPQQLTRPSTSSSSLTGLFSSSSTGDSSMVVVGSADTFKDIHAKVQVEKLPAVFYYTAVWCGSCRAMAPVIEKMSRQYPKIPVYKVDIDMHWT, translated from the exons ATGCCGATCTGGCGGACACAGCCTCGATCCAGAGGGAGGGATTTGGCAGCCATGGTGATGGGGgtcgcctccctcctccctcccctcGACGCCCTCCATAGTGATGGCTCCGTTCCCTCGACGCCCGGTGGTCATCCTCCCTTAGGCCACCCGCCCAACTTCGTCCTCCCGCAGCAGCTCACCcgcccctccacctcctcctcctccctaacAGGCCTCTTCTCGTCGTCGTCCACAG GCGATTCCAGCATGGTGGTTGTCGGCTCCGCGGACACCTTCAAGGACATCCATGCCAAGGTGCAAG TGGAGAAGCTCCCCGCCGTCTTCTACTACACGGCTGTCTGGTGTGGGTCGT GTCGGGCGATGGCACCTGTGATCGAGAAGATGAGCAGACAGTACCCCAAGATACCCGTGTACAAGGTGGACATCGACATG CACTGGACATGA
- the LOC119312071 gene encoding thioredoxin O, mitochondrial-like isoform X3 → MPIWRTQPRSRGRDLAAMVMGVASLLPPLDALHSDGSVPSTPGGHPPLGHPPNFVLPQQLTRPSTSSSSLTGLFSSSSTGDSSMVVVGSADTFKDIHAKVQVEKLPAVFYYTAVWCGSCRAMAPVIEKMSRQYPKIPVYKHWT, encoded by the exons ATGCCGATCTGGCGGACACAGCCTCGATCCAGAGGGAGGGATTTGGCAGCCATGGTGATGGGGgtcgcctccctcctccctcccctcGACGCCCTCCATAGTGATGGCTCCGTTCCCTCGACGCCCGGTGGTCATCCTCCCTTAGGCCACCCGCCCAACTTCGTCCTCCCGCAGCAGCTCACCcgcccctccacctcctcctcctccctaacAGGCCTCTTCTCGTCGTCGTCCACAG GCGATTCCAGCATGGTGGTTGTCGGCTCCGCGGACACCTTCAAGGACATCCATGCCAAGGTGCAAG TGGAGAAGCTCCCCGCCGTCTTCTACTACACGGCTGTCTGGTGTGGGTCGT GTCGGGCGATGGCACCTGTGATCGAGAAGATGAGCAGACAGTACCCCAAGATACCCGTGTACAAG CACTGGACATGA